One genomic window of Acidovorax radicis includes the following:
- a CDS encoding ABC transporter ATP-binding protein: MAEKSNDVVLKVAGISKRFGGLQALSDVGITIERGQVYGLIGPNGAGKTTFFNVITGLYTPDSGTFELSGKPYKPTAVHEVAKAGIARTFQNIRLFSDMTALENVMVGRHIRTKSGLLGAVLRTKGFKAEEAAIAKRAQELLDYVGIGKFADYKARTLSYGDQRRLEIARALATDPQLIALDEPAAGMNATEKVQLRELIDRIRNDNRTILLIEHDVKLVMGLCDRVTVLDYGKQIAEGTPATVQKNEKVIEAYLGTGGH; encoded by the coding sequence ATGGCAGAAAAATCTAACGATGTGGTGCTCAAGGTTGCCGGTATATCCAAGCGCTTCGGCGGCCTGCAGGCCCTCTCGGATGTGGGCATCACCATTGAACGCGGCCAGGTCTATGGCCTGATTGGCCCCAACGGCGCGGGCAAGACCACGTTTTTCAACGTGATCACCGGCCTCTACACGCCCGATAGCGGTACCTTCGAGCTCTCTGGCAAACCCTACAAACCCACGGCCGTGCATGAGGTCGCCAAGGCGGGTATTGCCCGCACGTTCCAGAACATCCGCCTGTTTTCGGACATGACGGCGCTGGAGAACGTGATGGTGGGTCGCCACATCCGCACCAAATCGGGGCTGCTGGGGGCGGTGCTGCGCACCAAGGGCTTCAAGGCCGAAGAGGCCGCCATTGCCAAGCGCGCGCAGGAGCTGCTCGACTACGTAGGCATTGGCAAGTTTGCCGACTACAAGGCGCGCACCCTGAGCTACGGCGATCAGCGCCGGCTGGAGATTGCCCGTGCCCTGGCGACGGACCCTCAACTGATCGCCCTGGACGAGCCCGCCGCGGGCATGAACGCCACCGAGAAGGTGCAGCTGCGCGAACTGATCGACCGCATTCGCAACGACAACCGCACCATCCTGCTCATCGAGCATGACGTGAAGCTGGTGATGGGCCTGTGCGATCGGGTCACCGTGCTCGACTATGGCAAGCAGATCGCCGAAGGCACGCCTGCCACCGTGCAGAAGAACGAAAAAGTGATTGAGGCCTATCTGGGCACCGGAGGACATTGA
- a CDS encoding ABC transporter ATP-binding protein, which yields MAEKSNKVLLQVKGLKVAYGGIQAVKGVDFEVREGELVSLIGSNGAGKTTTMKAITGTLPLNDGDIQYLGESIRGQGAWDLVKKGLVMVPEGRGVFARMTITENLQMGAYTRRDKAGILADIERMFTIFPRLRERKDQLAGTMSGGEQQMLAMGRALMSQPKVLLLDEPSMGLSPIMVDKIFEVVRDVYALGVTILLVEQNASRALAIADRGYVMESGLITMSGPGQDLLSDPKVRAAYLGE from the coding sequence ATGGCCGAAAAATCCAACAAGGTACTGCTGCAGGTCAAAGGCCTGAAAGTGGCCTACGGCGGTATCCAGGCCGTCAAGGGCGTCGACTTCGAGGTGCGCGAGGGCGAACTCGTGTCGCTGATCGGCTCCAATGGCGCCGGCAAGACCACCACCATGAAGGCCATCACCGGCACGTTGCCCCTGAACGACGGTGATATCCAGTACCTGGGCGAGAGCATCAGAGGCCAGGGTGCCTGGGACTTGGTCAAAAAAGGCCTGGTGATGGTGCCCGAGGGCCGTGGCGTGTTTGCGCGCATGACCATCACCGAGAACCTGCAGATGGGCGCCTACACACGCCGCGACAAGGCCGGCATCCTGGCTGATATCGAGCGAATGTTCACCATCTTTCCACGCCTGCGCGAACGCAAGGACCAGCTGGCCGGCACCATGTCGGGTGGCGAGCAGCAGATGCTGGCCATGGGCCGCGCACTGATGAGCCAGCCCAAGGTGCTGCTGCTGGACGAGCCCTCCATGGGCCTGTCGCCGATCATGGTGGACAAGATCTTCGAAGTGGTGCGCGACGTGTATGCGCTGGGCGTCACCATTTTGCTGGTCGAGCAGAACGCCAGCCGTGCATTGGCCATTGCCGACCGCGGCTACGTGATGGAGTCCGGCCTCATCACCATGAGTGGTCCTGGTCAGGACTTGTTGAGCGACCCCAAGGTGCGTGCCGCTTATTTGGGCGAATAA
- a CDS encoding DMT family protein, with protein sequence MNALQSLPVSLQTVLLLIASNVFMTFAWYGHLKNLAASPWYVAALASWGIALFEYLLQVPGNRIGFTQFNVGQLKIMQEVITLSVFVPFAVFYMDQPLKWDYLWAGLCMVGAVYFIFRGA encoded by the coding sequence ATGAATGCTCTTCAATCCCTGCCGGTTTCCTTGCAGACGGTGTTGCTGCTGATTGCCAGCAACGTTTTCATGACGTTCGCCTGGTATGGGCACCTCAAAAATCTGGCCGCGTCGCCGTGGTATGTCGCGGCACTGGCGAGCTGGGGCATCGCGCTTTTTGAATATCTGCTGCAAGTGCCTGGGAACCGCATCGGTTTCACCCAATTCAACGTAGGCCAGCTCAAGATCATGCAGGAGGTGATCACGCTCAGCGTGTTTGTGCCTTTTGCCGTTTTCTATATGGACCAGCCTCTCAAATGGGACTACCTATGGGCCGGTTTGTGCATGGTGGGCGCTGTGTATTTCATTTTTCGGGGGGCGTGA
- a CDS encoding DUF47 domain-containing protein — protein MLFAKLLPREGNFFEMFNQHADRIVEAARAFSQLVANYSDPHLRDKYNQDVDNAERAADRVTHEVNKAIHKTFITPIDREQIHTLINTMDDVADLIQDSAETMALYDVHHMTDEITRLTDLSLKCCERLRDAVKLLDKIADPAVAEAALKTCEEIDKLESDADRVMRSAMSKLFREEPDVREVIKLKAIYELLETITDKCEDVANCIEGIVLENS, from the coding sequence ATGCTGTTTGCCAAGCTGTTGCCACGCGAAGGCAATTTTTTCGAAATGTTCAACCAGCATGCGGACCGCATCGTCGAGGCGGCCCGGGCCTTCTCGCAACTGGTGGCCAACTACAGCGACCCGCACCTGCGCGACAAATACAACCAGGATGTGGACAACGCCGAGCGTGCCGCCGACCGTGTGACGCACGAGGTGAACAAGGCCATCCACAAGACCTTCATCACCCCCATCGATCGCGAGCAGATCCACACGCTGATCAACACCATGGACGATGTGGCCGACCTCATCCAGGACTCGGCTGAAACCATGGCGCTGTACGACGTGCACCACATGACCGACGAGATCACGCGCCTGACCGATCTGAGCCTCAAGTGCTGCGAGCGACTGCGTGATGCCGTGAAGCTGCTCGACAAGATCGCAGACCCCGCCGTGGCCGAAGCCGCGCTCAAGACCTGCGAGGAGATCGACAAGCTCGAATCCGACGCCGACCGTGTCATGCGCAGCGCCATGAGCAAGCTGTTTCGCGAAGAGCCCGATGTGCGCGAAGTCATCAAGCTCAAGGCCATTTACGAGCTGCTGGAAACCATCACCGACAAGTGCGAAGACGTGGCCAACTGCATCGAGGGCATCGTCCTCGAGAACTCCTGA
- a CDS encoding inorganic phosphate transporter, producing the protein METVQTTLWVVVLLVALAILFDFMNGFHDAANSIATVVSTGVLKPAQAVLFAAFFNCVAIWVFHLSVAATVGKGIVQPGVVDTHVVFGALVGAITWNVITWYYGIPSSSSHALIGGIVGAVIAKAGAGALISGGILKTVAFIFVSPLLGFALGSLMMVVVAWVFRRMRPSKVDKWFRRLQLISAGAYSLGHGGNDAQKTIGIIWLLLIATGYSSSSDASPPTWVIASCYLAIGMGTMFGGWRIVKTMGQKITKLKPVGGFCAETGGALTLFLATALGIPVSTTHTITGAIVGVGSVQRASAVRWGVAGNIIWAWVLTIPASAFVAAVAYWVSLQIF; encoded by the coding sequence ATGGAAACCGTACAAACGACCCTGTGGGTTGTGGTTCTGCTTGTGGCGCTGGCGATCCTGTTCGACTTCATGAACGGGTTTCACGATGCCGCCAACTCGATTGCCACTGTTGTCTCCACCGGTGTACTTAAGCCCGCTCAGGCGGTGTTATTTGCCGCCTTTTTCAACTGTGTGGCCATTTGGGTGTTTCACCTGAGTGTGGCTGCCACCGTGGGCAAGGGCATTGTTCAGCCGGGGGTGGTGGACACCCATGTGGTGTTTGGCGCCCTGGTGGGCGCCATCACCTGGAACGTGATTACCTGGTACTACGGCATTCCCAGCAGTTCATCGCACGCACTGATTGGCGGCATTGTCGGTGCCGTGATCGCCAAGGCGGGCGCCGGGGCACTCATCTCGGGTGGCATTCTGAAAACGGTGGCCTTCATTTTCGTCTCGCCGTTGCTGGGTTTTGCGCTGGGCTCGCTCATGATGGTGGTGGTCGCGTGGGTCTTCCGGCGAATGCGACCCAGCAAGGTGGACAAGTGGTTCAGGCGGCTTCAGTTGATATCCGCGGGGGCCTACAGCCTGGGCCACGGTGGCAATGATGCGCAGAAAACCATCGGCATTATCTGGCTGCTGCTGATTGCCACGGGGTATTCGTCATCGTCTGACGCGTCGCCTCCCACCTGGGTCATTGCAAGTTGTTATCTTGCGATTGGCATGGGGACCATGTTTGGGGGCTGGCGCATCGTGAAGACCATGGGCCAGAAGATCACCAAGCTCAAACCGGTCGGGGGCTTTTGCGCCGAGACGGGGGGGGCGTTGACCTTGTTTCTGGCCACCGCGCTGGGGATTCCGGTTTCCACCACACACACCATTACCGGCGCCATTGTGGGCGTGGGATCGGTACAGCGCGCCAGCGCGGTGCGCTGGGGTGTGGCTGGCAACATCATCTGGGCGTGGGTTCTGACCATCCCGGCCAGCGCATTTGTTGCTGCGGTTGCCTATTGGGTCAGCCTGCAGATCTTTTGA
- a CDS encoding TM2 domain-containing protein, whose amino-acid sequence MKNKTVAAWLTFFGGPLGLHRFYLHGFGDMLGWLLPIPTALGIYGIQRVQELGQDDHYSWVLIPLLGFTIAACALRAILYALMTPEVWNARFNPTAAPDAQPGRTQWITIGAIVVSLMVGTAVLMASLAFSFQRYFEYQIEEARKISQ is encoded by the coding sequence ATGAAAAACAAAACTGTCGCGGCATGGCTCACTTTTTTTGGCGGGCCGCTGGGCCTGCATCGCTTTTATCTGCACGGCTTCGGCGACATGCTGGGCTGGTTGTTGCCTATCCCAACCGCGCTGGGAATCTATGGCATCCAGCGGGTGCAGGAACTCGGACAGGATGATCATTACAGCTGGGTGCTGATACCCCTGCTGGGATTCACGATCGCGGCGTGCGCGCTGCGCGCCATCCTTTACGCGCTGATGACGCCAGAGGTATGGAATGCGCGCTTCAACCCCACCGCCGCACCAGATGCCCAACCGGGCAGGACGCAATGGATCACCATCGGGGCCATTGTGGTGTCTCTCATGGTCGGCACGGCCGTGCTGATGGCAAGCCTGGCGTTCAGCTTTCAGCGCTACTTTGAATACCAGATCGAAGAAGCACGCAAGATCTCGCAGTAA
- a CDS encoding GNAT family N-acetyltransferase: MPTIRPSIDSDIPAITAIYQHHVLHGTGTFEIDPPSETDMAGRRADVLARGLPWLVAEKDGQVLGFAYANWFKPRPAYRFSAEDSIYVADQARGMGLGRKLLAELAVQAQAAGVRKLLAVIGDSANAGSIGVHRALGFTDVGIMRSVGWKFGAWRDIVLMEKTIGAGDTTSPE, encoded by the coding sequence ATGCCCACCATCCGCCCCAGCATCGACAGCGATATCCCAGCCATCACGGCCATTTACCAACACCATGTGCTGCACGGCACCGGCACTTTCGAAATCGATCCCCCGTCCGAAACCGACATGGCGGGCCGCCGCGCCGACGTGCTGGCCCGTGGTTTGCCATGGCTTGTGGCCGAAAAAGACGGCCAGGTGCTCGGTTTTGCCTATGCCAACTGGTTCAAACCACGTCCGGCCTACCGCTTCTCTGCGGAAGACTCGATTTATGTCGCGGACCAGGCCCGAGGGATGGGCCTAGGCCGCAAGCTGCTGGCCGAACTGGCGGTTCAGGCGCAGGCGGCCGGTGTCCGCAAGCTGCTGGCGGTCATTGGCGACTCGGCCAATGCCGGCTCGATCGGAGTGCACCGGGCGCTGGGCTTTACCGACGTCGGCATCATGCGATCCGTGGGCTGGAAATTTGGCGCCTGGCGCGACATCGTGCTCATGGAAAAGACCATCGGCGCTGGCGACACCACATCACCCGAATAA
- the rpsP gene encoding 30S ribosomal protein S16, producing the protein MVVIRLSRGGSKGRPFFNIVVADKRVRRDGRFIERIGFYNPTAKETEEGLRIVQDRLAYWVGVGAQTSPTVDRLIKQAAKKAA; encoded by the coding sequence ATGGTCGTCATTCGACTCTCTCGCGGCGGCTCCAAGGGCCGTCCTTTCTTCAATATCGTTGTTGCTGACAAGCGCGTGCGCCGTGATGGCCGCTTTATCGAGCGTATTGGCTTCTACAACCCCACTGCCAAGGAAACCGAAGAGGGCCTGCGCATCGTGCAAGACCGTCTGGCTTACTGGGTGGGTGTGGGCGCACAAACTTCGCCTACCGTGGACCGCCTGATCAAGCAAGCTGCCAAGAAGGCTGCTTAA
- the rimM gene encoding ribosome maturation factor RimM (Essential for efficient processing of 16S rRNA) has protein sequence MVTTLSLEPTQLPADAVEVGRIADAWGIKGWFKVLSHSSNPAALFSAKQWYLQPSERGAKTFAGTVLLPIRQAKEHSDTVVAWAQGIDDRDAAEALRGARIFVPRSSFPSTTGDDEYYWVDLIGLEVVNREGVALGLVQDLMSTGPQTVLVLAYEQDGKAQERMIPFVSAFVDKVDLPGKRITVDWQPDY, from the coding sequence ATGGTCACTACCCTGTCCCTAGAGCCCACACAACTGCCAGCCGATGCCGTCGAGGTGGGGCGTATTGCTGACGCCTGGGGTATCAAGGGCTGGTTCAAGGTGTTGTCCCACAGCAGCAACCCTGCGGCGCTGTTTTCGGCGAAGCAGTGGTATCTGCAGCCGTCCGAACGTGGCGCCAAAACGTTTGCCGGAACAGTGCTCTTGCCTATTCGGCAGGCCAAGGAACATTCCGACACCGTGGTGGCCTGGGCGCAAGGCATCGATGACCGCGATGCGGCCGAGGCGCTGCGCGGCGCCCGCATTTTTGTGCCGCGGTCGAGTTTCCCGTCCACCACCGGCGACGACGAGTATTACTGGGTCGATCTGATCGGCCTGGAGGTCGTCAACCGCGAAGGTGTGGCGCTGGGGCTGGTGCAGGATTTGATGTCCACAGGCCCGCAGACGGTGCTTGTGTTGGCCTATGAGCAAGACGGCAAGGCGCAAGAGCGCATGATTCCTTTTGTGTCGGCTTTTGTCGATAAGGTCGACCTGCCCGGCAAACGCATTACGGTCGACTGGCAGCCTGACTATTGA
- the trmD gene encoding tRNA (guanosine(37)-N1)-methyltransferase TrmD — translation MRFDIITLFPELFAPFLASGVTRRAYAGGQVDVRLWNPRDHAEGNYRRVDDRPFGGGPGMVMMAEPLLRCLAAIRTERNEPDGEKAPLVLFSPIGEALNHAGVERWSASAGAVLLCGRYEGIDQRFIDAYVDRQVSLGDFVLSGGEIAAMALLDAVARLQPGVLNDEGSHQLDSFNPALDGLLDCPHYTRPEVWAQQHVPAALMSGHHTQIERWRRDQRLAITARHRPDLIDAARKAGRLTPADEAVLVKIG, via the coding sequence ATGCGCTTTGACATCATCACCCTGTTTCCCGAACTGTTTGCGCCGTTTCTAGCGAGTGGTGTGACCCGCCGTGCCTACGCGGGTGGCCAGGTCGATGTGCGCCTTTGGAATCCGCGTGACCATGCCGAGGGCAACTACCGCCGTGTCGATGACCGCCCCTTCGGAGGTGGCCCCGGCATGGTGATGATGGCGGAACCACTGCTGCGTTGCCTTGCCGCCATCCGCACCGAACGCAATGAGCCCGACGGTGAAAAGGCCCCCTTGGTTCTTTTTTCACCCATTGGCGAAGCACTGAACCACGCTGGCGTCGAACGCTGGTCGGCGAGCGCTGGCGCTGTGCTGCTTTGCGGGCGCTACGAAGGCATTGACCAGCGTTTTATCGACGCATATGTCGATCGGCAGGTGAGTCTGGGTGATTTTGTGCTCTCAGGAGGCGAAATCGCCGCCATGGCGTTGCTCGATGCCGTGGCCCGCCTGCAGCCGGGCGTGCTGAACGACGAGGGCAGCCATCAGCTCGACAGTTTCAACCCCGCACTGGACGGCTTGCTCGACTGCCCGCACTACACAAGGCCGGAGGTGTGGGCGCAACAACACGTGCCTGCCGCGCTGATGTCGGGCCACCATACGCAGATTGAGCGCTGGCGGCGTGATCAGCGTCTGGCCATCACGGCCCGGCACAGGCCTGATCTGATTGACGCGGCACGCAAGGCCGGGCGCCTGACGCCCGCAGACGAAGCGGTATTGGTGAAGATTGGCTGA
- the rplS gene encoding 50S ribosomal protein L19 translates to MNLIQTLEAEEIARLNKTIPEFAPGDTVIVSVNVVEGTRKRVQAYEGVVIAKRNRGLNSGFTVRKISSGEGVERTFQTYSPLIAKIEVKRRGDVRRAKLYYLRERSGKSARIKEKLPSRVKVAATAA, encoded by the coding sequence ATGAACCTGATCCAGACCCTGGAAGCGGAAGAAATTGCCCGCTTGAACAAGACCATCCCCGAATTCGCCCCTGGTGACACTGTCATCGTGAGCGTGAATGTGGTGGAAGGTACCCGCAAGCGCGTGCAGGCCTACGAAGGTGTGGTGATTGCCAAGCGCAATCGCGGCCTGAACAGCGGCTTCACCGTGCGCAAGATCTCCAGTGGCGAAGGCGTGGAACGTACGTTTCAGACCTACAGCCCACTGATCGCCAAGATCGAAGTCAAGCGCCGTGGTGACGTGCGCCGTGCCAAGCTGTACTACCTGCGCGAGCGCAGCGGCAAGTCGGCACGTATCAAGGAAAAGCTGCCTTCGCGCGTCAAGGTTGCCGCCACCGCCGCATAA
- a CDS encoding CoA pyrophosphatase — protein sequence MNRPSTSSVSSVIAPLSSLPDFDPRLVPVVGVDAHLPAVSGDRQTPQSLRARFAQPPRWEPEVVLEKKFMNREPAHASVLLAVVMREQPMVLLTERTAHLSTHSGQVAFPGGRADPEDATPADTALREAQEEVGLAPEFVEVLGSLATYVTGSSFIITPVVALVRPDCVLAPNPYEVADIFEVPLAFLLDPANHRRHVFDRDGVHREWFSMPYQDGPKNHFIWGATAGMLRNFYRFMQA from the coding sequence GTGAACCGTCCTTCCACCTCCTCTGTCTCGTCTGTCATTGCTCCCCTGTCGAGCCTGCCTGATTTTGACCCCCGTCTTGTGCCCGTGGTGGGCGTGGACGCTCATTTGCCTGCCGTATCGGGTGATCGGCAGACGCCCCAGTCGCTGCGTGCTCGCTTCGCCCAACCGCCCCGTTGGGAGCCCGAGGTGGTGCTGGAAAAGAAATTTATGAACCGTGAGCCGGCGCATGCCTCTGTGTTGCTGGCCGTCGTCATGCGGGAGCAGCCTATGGTGTTGCTCACGGAGCGCACGGCGCACCTGTCCACCCATTCGGGGCAGGTGGCGTTTCCGGGCGGCCGGGCTGATCCGGAAGACGCCACCCCTGCCGACACCGCCTTGCGAGAAGCTCAAGAGGAAGTGGGGCTTGCGCCGGAGTTCGTGGAGGTGCTGGGCAGCTTGGCTACCTATGTGACGGGGTCATCGTTCATCATCACACCGGTGGTGGCGCTGGTGAGGCCGGACTGCGTGCTCGCACCCAACCCCTATGAAGTGGCGGACATCTTCGAAGTGCCTCTGGCATTTTTGCTCGACCCTGCCAACCACCGGCGCCACGTCTTCGATCGGGACGGCGTGCACCGCGAATGGTTTTCGATGCCATACCAGGACGGCCCCAAGAACCATTTCATCTGGGGGGCTACGGCTGGCATGCTGCGCAACTTCTATCGTTTCATGCAGGCCTGA
- a CDS encoding CobD/CbiB family protein, which yields MSFFAILFALLIEQARPLARSNPIHAGLRAWALSVSRNFDAGKSHHGWVAWSLAVLLPSLVTLAIHWLLLWGLGWPFAVVWSVAVLYVTLGFRQFSHHFTGIRDALEEGDENAARERLAHWQQVDVVALPRSEIVRHVIEYSVLAAHRHVFGVLAWFSVLAALGLGPTGAVLYRLAEFVSRYWHPKERVGAPAASPSLQRASALAWTGIDWLPARLTALSFAVVGSFEEAIEGWRFHAQRFPNDNDGVVLAATAGAINVRLGGEALKARTSVSAPQGLEIDADMGDSDATPGREPEVGHLRSVVGLVWRSVVVWMLLLALLTLARLLG from the coding sequence ATGAGCTTCTTCGCCATCCTGTTCGCTTTGCTGATAGAGCAGGCGCGCCCTCTGGCACGCAGCAACCCGATCCACGCGGGTTTGCGGGCGTGGGCTTTGTCTGTGAGTCGCAATTTCGATGCAGGAAAATCCCACCATGGCTGGGTGGCATGGTCTCTGGCGGTGCTGTTGCCCTCGCTGGTCACGCTGGCGATCCACTGGCTGCTTCTGTGGGGGTTGGGCTGGCCGTTTGCCGTGGTATGGAGCGTGGCCGTGCTGTATGTCACGCTGGGTTTCAGGCAGTTCAGCCACCATTTCACCGGTATTCGCGATGCACTGGAAGAAGGTGACGAAAACGCGGCGCGCGAGCGGCTTGCGCATTGGCAACAGGTGGATGTGGTGGCCTTGCCCCGCAGCGAAATCGTGCGCCATGTGATCGAGTATTCCGTGTTGGCGGCGCATCGGCACGTGTTTGGCGTGTTGGCCTGGTTTTCGGTGCTGGCGGCTCTGGGCCTTGGCCCCACCGGTGCGGTGTTGTATCGGCTGGCTGAGTTTGTCTCGCGGTACTGGCACCCCAAGGAGCGCGTCGGAGCCCCGGCCGCGAGCCCGTCGCTGCAGCGTGCGTCGGCATTGGCGTGGACAGGGATCGACTGGTTACCTGCGCGGCTGACGGCCTTGAGTTTTGCCGTGGTGGGCAGTTTTGAAGAGGCCATTGAGGGCTGGCGTTTTCATGCGCAGCGTTTCCCCAACGACAATGATGGGGTGGTGCTGGCCGCGACGGCCGGGGCCATCAACGTGCGCCTGGGGGGCGAGGCCTTGAAAGCGCGCACCAGCGTGAGCGCGCCTCAGGGCCTTGAGATCGATGCCGATATGGGTGACAGCGATGCCACCCCCGGCCGGGAGCCCGAGGTCGGTCACCTGCGCAGTGTGGTGGGGCTGGTGTGGCGCTCTGTGGTGGTCTGGATGCTGCTGCTGGCACTGCTGACCCTGGCCCGCCTGCTGGGCTGA
- the rsgA gene encoding ribosome small subunit-dependent GTPase A: protein MAERSALMKGTVVASHGRHCMVETADGERRICHPRGKKSQSVVGDHVLWQAPPPGQGDEGTIEKVLERRNLFYRQDEIRTKSFAANLDQVLILIAAEPVFSESQLSRALIAAEAAGIQPIIALNKSDLVEPFARAWERLLPYRHMGAGKHYGVLPLSLALSSDVDRALLMKHLAGKTTLVLGPSGSGKSTLINLLVPGATVLTGEISQALNSGKHTTTSTHWYWMDAARTTALIDSPGFQEFGLYHIAPMQLAACMPDIAEHATDCKFYNCTHLHEPGCGVLDAVKKGPDAGGISATRYKIYSDLFEELRHTRY, encoded by the coding sequence ATGGCTGAACGCAGCGCCCTCATGAAAGGCACCGTGGTGGCCAGCCACGGGCGCCACTGCATGGTAGAGACCGCCGATGGCGAACGTCGCATCTGCCACCCCCGCGGCAAAAAAAGCCAGTCGGTGGTGGGCGACCATGTCCTGTGGCAGGCGCCCCCACCCGGCCAGGGTGATGAAGGCACGATCGAAAAGGTGCTGGAGCGGCGCAACCTGTTCTATCGCCAGGACGAGATCCGCACCAAATCATTCGCCGCCAATCTGGACCAGGTACTCATCCTGATCGCGGCCGAGCCCGTGTTTTCCGAAAGCCAGCTCTCACGGGCTCTGATTGCCGCTGAGGCGGCGGGCATCCAGCCCATCATTGCGCTCAACAAGAGTGATCTGGTCGAGCCGTTTGCCCGGGCATGGGAGCGTCTGCTACCTTACCGCCACATGGGTGCCGGCAAACACTACGGCGTGCTGCCGCTGTCGCTGGCGCTCTCCAGTGACGTGGATCGTGCCCTGCTGATGAAACACCTTGCGGGCAAGACTACCCTGGTGCTGGGCCCCTCCGGCTCAGGCAAGAGCACATTGATCAATCTGTTGGTGCCCGGTGCGACGGTGCTGACCGGTGAAATATCCCAGGCACTGAACTCGGGCAAACACACCACCACCAGCACCCATTGGTACTGGATGGATGCCGCACGCACCACCGCACTGATCGACTCGCCAGGCTTTCAAGAATTTGGCCTGTACCACATCGCCCCCATGCAGCTGGCCGCCTGCATGCCCGACATTGCGGAACACGCGACCGATTGCAAGTTCTACAACTGCACGCACCTTCACGAACCCGGCTGTGGCGTGCTGGATGCCGTCAAAAAGGGGCCTGACGCAGGTGGGATAAGCGCAACACGCTACAAAATATATAGCGATTTATTCGAAGAGCTCCGCCATACACGCTATTGA
- a CDS encoding 4a-hydroxytetrahydrobiopterin dehydratase, producing MTTMLKKKDWSALIRRALTATEIVANLAKLEGWSLSSDGANLSIEKTYHFANYYETISFVNAVAFVANAQDHHPDLSVHYNRCVVRLNTHDVNGISATDFDCATQFDALVA from the coding sequence ATGACCACCATGTTGAAGAAAAAAGACTGGTCAGCGCTTATACGACGTGCGCTGACAGCTACTGAAATCGTAGCGAATCTGGCCAAACTGGAAGGCTGGAGCCTGAGTAGCGATGGCGCCAACCTGTCCATCGAAAAGACCTACCACTTCGCCAACTACTACGAAACGATTTCGTTCGTGAATGCCGTGGCGTTTGTTGCCAACGCACAGGACCACCACCCCGATCTGTCGGTGCATTACAACCGTTGTGTGGTTCGGCTGAACACCCACGACGTGAACGGCATCTCTGCCACGGATTTCGACTGCGCCACCCAGTTCGACGCCCTGGTGGCCTAA